ATCCCTCTGGCAATCGGTTCCCCGATCTTAAAAATCCGGCAGACTGTCTCTGCAAACATATTTCCGATTACACCGGTGACAACAATGACTGCCACTGTGATCGGCACATACCCTCCAAGTTCTTCTGAGACCCCCATCCCGATTGCGGTTGTAATTGACTTCGGCAACAGTGTCACATAAGAGGCATAATCAAGGCGAAACAGTCCGGCCAGGAGCCATATACAGCAAAGGCTTGAAAAAACGCCGGACAGAATGCCGGCAAACACAGCCTGCCAGTTTTTCTTCAGCAGCTCTAATTGTTCATACAACGGTACTGCAAGACAGATCGTTGCCGGAGTCAGTAAAAAGCTGACATACTTTGCCCCTTTTTCATAGACAGGATAGTCGATCCGGAAGCTGAGCAGACACAGGATCGTAACAATGATCGCAATCAACAGGGGATTAAAAATCGCAAGTTTTAACTTTTTCCTGACCGCAAGTCCAATCCCATAGGAGAACAGCGTGATACACACACCAAAAAATATTGAAGTTTCAAAAAATTCGTTCATATTACTGCCTCTCTTTTTTCCGTCTCATCACAAACTGCACTGCTTTGCCTGCCGCAACCATGACCACAAATGTGGAAACGAATGTGATCGCAGTATATGAGATCCAGTCCGCTTTTATCGTTTCCCAGGACTCAAGAAGCCCTGCCGCTGCCGGAATAAACATCACCGGCATAGTCTCGATCAGAAAGACACTCGTCTCTTTCACCGCAGAGACCGGAATGATCTTTCGTTCCAGACAGAAAAAAAGTATCACAATCCCGTAGATACTTGCGGGGATCGGCAATGGCAAAACTTCATGTAAGATTTCCCCGAGAAATGACAATAATAATATAATTCCAAACTGTTTGACGTATTTCAAGTCAATCCCTCCTCTTAAATGGTACTACCAATTTAATGTAGCATAAATAAGCAGGCCCGTCAACGGCCTGCCATTTTATCAATATCCTTTACATACATCCACCCAGTCCACAGGTCCGGCATATTTTTCCAGTTCGGTTACAGTGAGCTCTATCGCGCTGTTGGAACTCCTGCAGGCAAGCTCCACTGTGGCGCTTGAAGTGTCAAACTCCTGAATCCTGTCTTCGATTCCATAGTTTCTGAAAAATGTCCGTACTCTTTCAATCGACATGCCGTTGTCCTCCTCCATAGC
The sequence above is a segment of the Lachnospiraceae bacterium JLR.KK008 genome. Coding sequences within it:
- a CDS encoding LrgB family protein; amino-acid sequence: MNEFFETSIFFGVCITLFSYGIGLAVRKKLKLAIFNPLLIAIIVTILCLLSFRIDYPVYEKGAKYVSFLLTPATICLAVPLYEQLELLKKNWQAVFAGILSGVFSSLCCIWLLAGLFRLDYASYVTLLPKSITTAIGMGVSEELGGYVPITVAVIVVTGVIGNMFAETVCRIFKIGEPIARGIAIGTSSHAIGTAKAMELGEAEGAMSSLSIVVSGILTVIGANIFAGFM
- a CDS encoding CidA/LrgA family protein — protein: MKYVKQFGIILLLSFLGEILHEVLPLPIPASIYGIVILFFCLERKIIPVSAVKETSVFLIETMPVMFIPAAAGLLESWETIKADWISYTAITFVSTFVVMVAAGKAVQFVMRRKKERQ